ACGGCAATGTGTATGTCGGCCAGGTGGCCTTTGGAGCCAACGATGCCCACACCCTCAAGACCTTTATCGAGGCTGAAAGGTACGACGGCCCTTCCCTGATCGTGGCCTACAGCCACTGTATCGCGCACGGGTATGATCTGGTGCGGGGTCTGGATCAGCAGAGCGGCGCGGTGAACTCCGGGTATTGGCCGCTCTTCCGCTATAATCCCGATTTGAAGAAGGAAGGCAAGAACCCCTTCCAGTTGGATTCCAAACCGCCCAGTATTTCTCTCAAGAGTTATGCCTACAACGAGGTGCGTTACACGATCCTGGCGCATTCTCATCCTGAGGCTGCGGAGGAGCTGTTGCATTTGGCTGAAAAGGATGTGCGCCGCCGTTTGCGCACGTATGAGTACTTGGCTGCCGCTAATAATGAAGAAAAGACAGGAGAGAAGGAAAATGCCTGACCTCTCAACAGATTATCTGGGAATGACTCTGACAAGTCCTTTGGTGGTTTCCGCCGGGCCCATGTGTGAAAGCCTGGATGCTATCCGGCAGATGGAGGACGAGGGGGCGGGCGCCGTGGTTCTGCACTCTCTCTTTGAAGAGCAGATTCTTGTGGAGAGTGATGACTTGGACCGCCAGCTTTCTGCGGGCACCAATAGTTTTGCCGAGGCCATGGACTATTTTCCGGATCAGGGGATTTACCGCATGGGGCCCGAGGCCTATCTGGAACACATTAGCCGGGCTAAGGCTGCGGTGGATATTCCGGTCATTGCGAGCCTCAACGGTGTTTCGGCAGGCGGATGGGTGAAGTATTCCAAGCTTATTCAGGAAGCCGGTGCCGACGGGCTGGAGCTCAACATCTATTTTATCCCGACAGATACGGACCAGACTGCCACACAGGTGGAAGCAAACTATCTGGCGATTGTGGATGCGATCAAAAAGGAAATCACCCTGCCCGTTGCCGTGAAACTGAACCCGTTTTTTACTTCCCTGCCGAACTTTGCCAAGCGGCTCGACGAGGCCGGGGCCGATGCCATGGTCTTGTTTAACCGCTTCTACCAGCCGGACTTTGATCTGGATACCCTGGAGGTGGTGACCAAGCTGCGCATGAGTT
The nucleotide sequence above comes from Candidatus Omnitrophota bacterium. Encoded proteins:
- a CDS encoding dihydroorotate dehydrogenase-like protein; translation: MPDLSTDYLGMTLTSPLVVSAGPMCESLDAIRQMEDEGAGAVVLHSLFEEQILVESDDLDRQLSAGTNSFAEAMDYFPDQGIYRMGPEAYLEHISRAKAAVDIPVIASLNGVSAGGWVKYSKLIQEAGADGLELNIYFIPTDTDQTATQVEANYLAIVDAIKKEITLPVAVKLNPFFTSLPNFAKRLDEAGADAMVLFNRFYQPDFDLDTLEVVTKLRMSSSYELLTRLHWIAILFGKVKADLALTGGAHTGEDVLKSMMAGARVAMMTSALLERGLNHLSRVKAQIELWMEEHEYESIRQMQGSMSLRSIANPSAYQRANYMKVLRTAALHNWPEESGGRL